From Micromonospora rhizosphaerae, the proteins below share one genomic window:
- a CDS encoding DeoR/GlpR family DNA-binding transcription regulator, which translates to MLARQRQAAILERVRATGGVRVTELAAEFCVSDMTIRRDLETLHEQGLLAKVHGGATVAGSTDEPGFRAKSVRESAEKAAIATRAARLVRPGGAVALSAGTTTAELARRLVDVPGLTVVTNSLPVAEILHVGGRPDQTVVLTGGVRTPSDALVGPLAVSAIGALHLDLLFLGVHGISERAGFTTPNLMEADTDRALVAAADRLVVLADHTKWGTVGISSIVPLDAADVLITDDQLAPDARRVLGEKVGELVIVGTTGRATAEAAE; encoded by the coding sequence ATGCTGGCGCGGCAGCGGCAGGCGGCCATCCTGGAGCGGGTCCGCGCCACCGGCGGGGTGCGGGTCACCGAGCTGGCCGCCGAGTTCTGCGTCTCGGACATGACCATCCGGCGGGACCTGGAGACGCTGCACGAGCAGGGCCTGCTGGCCAAGGTGCACGGCGGGGCGACGGTGGCCGGCTCGACCGACGAGCCGGGATTCCGGGCCAAGTCCGTCCGTGAGTCGGCGGAGAAGGCCGCGATCGCCACCCGGGCCGCGCGGCTCGTCCGGCCCGGCGGGGCGGTCGCCCTGTCGGCCGGTACGACCACCGCCGAGCTGGCCCGTCGCCTGGTCGACGTGCCGGGCCTGACCGTGGTGACCAACTCGCTGCCGGTGGCCGAGATCCTGCACGTCGGCGGCCGACCCGACCAGACCGTGGTGCTCACCGGCGGCGTCCGTACGCCGTCGGACGCGCTGGTCGGCCCGCTGGCCGTGTCGGCGATCGGCGCGCTCCACCTGGACCTGCTCTTCCTGGGCGTGCACGGGATCAGCGAACGGGCCGGCTTCACCACGCCGAACCTGATGGAGGCGGACACCGACCGGGCCCTGGTGGCGGCCGCCGACCGGCTGGTCGTGCTCGCCGACCACACCAAGTGGGGCACGGTGGGGATCTCCTCCATCGTCCCGCTGGACGCCGCGGACGTGCTGATCACGGATGACCAGTTGGCACCGGATGCGCGTCGGGTACTGGGCGAAAAGGTGGGTGAGCTGGTGATCGTGGGAACCACGGGGCGGGCCACGGCGGAGGCGGCGGAGTGA